The Gadus macrocephalus chromosome 9, ASM3116895v1 genomic interval CATGcactccgtgtgtgtgtgtgtgtgtgtgtgggtgtggtgtgtgtgttaatgtgtgtgtgggggtggtgtgtgtgtgtgtgtgtgtgtgtgtgcagccgtgcatgtgtttgtgatgtctgtgtgtgtgtgtgtgtgtgtgtgtgtgtgttgtacacaCGGGCAAATGcatgtgagactgtgtgtgtatgtgtgtgcgtttgtgtgcgtgtgtgtgatgagagATAGAAAGGGGGAGATGCAGCGGGGGGCTGTGGCGGCGACGTGGGATATATGCACCCATCTGTCACTGCCACAGCTCTCAGGATCAGCTCATCTGCCCCAGCGCGACAGCAGCAGCCAGGTACCATCTGGCCTGGCCCCCTTCCCCGAGAGGTCAGAGCTGACCCTTGATCCCTTATTGATTCCCTGAATTGGTTAATCATAACCAAGCCCAATGAATTAACCACTGCTTGGGTGTTTTaattggtgaggggggggggggggtgtagggggctAATTTAAGCCCCCCATTGAGTCATTACCGCGCGGGTGTCCAGGGTTTGTTTATGTGGGATTAGGAGGAGAAACAATGGCGCACAGATGAGCGACAAAGGCGGCGGAGTGGCTTTGGAAAGCCGCCGCGCCGTGTTGGCTTTGCCGGTCGTAATGAGTCACGAAGACCAGCAACGCCAACAGAGATGAGTCCGCCATATTGTTTCAATTTGGGACAATGCAACCGCACCATATTGCAGGATCCCTTCTTGTTATCTTAACAAGGTCAACCCCNNNNNNNNNNNNNNNNNNNNNNNNNNNNNNNNNNNNNNNNNNNNNNNNNNNNNNNNNNNNNNNNNNNNNNNNNNNNNNNNNNNNNNNNNNNNNNNNNNNNtgtgcgtgtgtgtgagtgcttctTTAGAGGACTTGATGAGTGCGTGTGAATGTGGGGGTGTCCGCGTGGACAATGCGGGGTTCCAAAGGCAGCTGCTGCAGTTCTTTAGAGACGAAAGGGTCTTTAAATCCAAGCATATATTGCGCAGCTGCCGTTCTGCCCGTAGTAGCCGCGCGTCTCAATGTTTCGTACCATGAGATTGCAAAGAGATGCCCCCATAATCACACAGATAACCGACCTGGACACAGTAAAGCACCCTTTTCCCAACAAACTAGGGTATACCTGCTCAGCCTTTGATGCACTGAAGACACACTGGGTCTCCggcaagtaggcctacctgtgttTTGTAGGCCCCTACCTTATGTTACGTTTTGGAGTTTGTCATCGGTTGATGACGGAGATCAAAATGCGTAGGCTACCGAGTACACTTTAAATGAATATCGAATATCTGAGGAATGAACGAAACATTCAGAGGTGATTGAAAtggaaaatatttttatttgaaataaGCGTTTTGAAATAAGATTGCAATAAGTAAATGAGGGCAAGGACATGGGAACCGGCTCAGAAACACAAATGATCCTATTCCAGGTGTATAGGCTAAGCTACATGATTGCAAAACACCACaacatgtaaataaaataaaaacgatgCCCATGGGCTAATCAACAAggcatttaaaatataaagaaacataaataaattataagtTAAAATAGtctcaataaaataaacatttacagaAAGACTTTGAAACAGAAATAAACATTTATAGGCTTTTGTTTCTATAAAGCTGTACACTTTTAGGCCAGTGTAGACAATTTTAAAGTAATTTAGGATTGCACAGATGTTAAAACATTTAACACTGTCAAGTGGGCTGCACGCAAAGCAACCAATGAATGCTACATTTGTACTGAAGATAAGTCACTCGGCggattctctcactctccacaCCGCGGTAATCCTGAGAATCCTGTGTTTGGGGCGGCAATGGGCCGGAGGTCCTCCGGTCCGGGTGCAGCCAGCGCCGGCGGACCCGTTGAGCCCGGGCCGCTCTCTTTTTTCTCCGCGCTCAACCTCCGCCGCGTTCGCCCATTGCAGACGGAGAAATTTCTTCCAGAACCTCTCAATTTTGTGGGACATAGTGCGAAAGACCTGgacgaaagaaaaaaaatacgatTATTAGAGGATCGTACGCCGTgaagagggaaagaaaaaaagccAACCGCGGTCCCACCGTCTCCCCCCCGGAGAACGACTGAGTCAGCGCTCTGGTGAAATACGACACCGCCTGCAGTCAGGGCAGCGGGCGTAACCCTTTACCCGAGTCTTTTCCCGCCACACAATGACGCACATTCCCCTCCCCCAAACCACTGTTACTTCACTActatcaccccctcctccagcgACAACAACCCTactatcaaccccccccccccccccccccagcccccccggcTACTACcaggctataggcctactataaatACCCCCAGCCCAGCCACCCTTGTTTTGGTAACGCAGCCACGTCGTTATTAAACGTCAGGTACCGGTGTCCAATACGGTATATAATACTGTCATAAATGCTATAATAAAACCTGATTCTAACGctcaattgaaaaaaataaataaataatgcgaATGGTGTAAAATAGAACCCCGTCACAAATATATCACAGCCATAGAATGACACTAATTCAAACAATCCAAAAAATATTTCATTTGATGATGATGGTTTAAAATGTGGCATACCTTCATCGGATTCTTCTCCGTGGAGTTTGCTCTACTGGGATTTGAGTTTTGGGTGAGAGGCAGGGCTCTCCGTCGATTTGTTCTCCGTGGACCTCTTGCGTTTCACGAAGAAGtctggaaggaggagaagaaatgAGGTTTAGGATCACCGGTTGGGCATTCGTTAGGGCGAGAATCACACAGAATAGACTGGCCTCGGCCGAAAAAAGGTACACAATATCCGTTAGAAATAGCTGCAACCATCCCCGATATGTACCTGTTATGTGTGAGTTGTTGTTGTCAGGAGCGGCTGTCCTCTTGCGTCGCACGCATGAGGAGGACTGCCTGCTGCGGGTCTGGATTCCCGAGTTGAGCTTGCTCCTGCGGTTCTCCTGGTTCACCTCCGCCGGACAGGTAGTGGCGGCGGTGCTGATTTCGGACGCGGCCAGACGCTCCTCGCAGGTCGGCGGTACATCCATAGCGGGGCACTCCTGGATGTCTGACTCCTCCGAGGGGCTCATAACTCGGACGGGCGTCGCGGCCACCCTTGTCTTCCCTGTCTGCACGGAGTCCTGGTAAAAACCCGGGGTCGCCTCCACGGAGCTCTCCACCCATTGGTAATTCC includes:
- the LOC132464128 gene encoding cyclin-dependent kinase inhibitor 1C-like, with the protein product MSNVQLSTAALERIVARRTFPLHARTGACRNLFGPIDHDELNRDMKSKLREISERDQQRWNFNFEANSPLVGNYQWVESSVEATPGFYQDSVQTGKTRVAATPVRVMSPSEESDIQECPAMDVPPTCEERLAASEISTAATTCPAEVNQENRRSKLNSGIQTRSRQSSSCVRRKRTAAPDNNNSHITDFFVKRKRSTENKSTESPASHPKLKSQ